The following are from one region of the Sporichthyaceae bacterium genome:
- a CDS encoding peroxiredoxin-like family protein, whose product MTTTDQTIAERVEAFHTQVPGLFPADVWEVIVQEQNAHRASAPGALPAIGSPMPDANLLDAHGRATTLSATRAGRTAVIVLYRGAWCPYCNITLRAYQDALASELSSRGGVLIALSPQKPDEALSLQEKNELAFPVLSDPGNQIAVALGVLTAFGAAAQAAVAGVGIDVAAGNADGTAGIPMPTVVVVDAAGEIRWIDVHPDYTTRTEPAEILEHLAGLPR is encoded by the coding sequence ATGACCACGACCGACCAGACCATCGCCGAACGGGTCGAGGCGTTCCACACCCAGGTCCCGGGCCTGTTCCCCGCCGACGTTTGGGAGGTGATCGTCCAGGAGCAGAACGCCCACCGCGCAAGTGCTCCCGGAGCGCTGCCCGCCATCGGATCGCCCATGCCGGACGCCAATCTGCTCGATGCCCACGGGCGAGCCACAACACTGAGCGCGACGCGCGCCGGCCGCACCGCCGTGATCGTGCTCTACCGCGGCGCGTGGTGTCCTTATTGCAACATCACCCTTCGGGCGTACCAGGACGCGCTGGCCTCGGAGCTGTCCTCCCGCGGCGGCGTCCTGATCGCGCTGAGTCCGCAGAAGCCGGACGAGGCGCTGTCGCTTCAGGAGAAGAACGAGTTGGCGTTCCCCGTGCTTTCCGATCCTGGCAACCAGATCGCGGTTGCGCTCGGGGTGCTCACCGCGTTCGGCGCGGCCGCCCAGGCAGCGGTCGCCGGAGTCGGGATCGACGTCGCCGCAGGCAACGCCGACGGCACGGCAGGCATCCCGATGCCGACGGTGGTCGTGGTGGACGCGGCGGGCGAGATCCGCTGGATCGACGTCCATCCGGACTACACCACCCGCACGGAGCCGGCCGAAATCCTCGAACACCTGGCCGGGCTTCCTCGCTGA
- a CDS encoding transglutaminase family protein — MAARVALEHRTTYRFDRPVEVGPHTIRLKPAPHCRTPISGYALRINGAEHFVNWQQDIYGNHAARVVFREPTDFLEFTVDLIADMTVINPFDFFLDPVARHWPFDYPAELMADLEPYLRPVQEPDAAGGGSGPRLREWLAGIELTGTKDVPTVDFLVILNQHLAAAIEYSLRLPEGVQSPDRTLELGVGSCRDSAWALVGALRTLGLAARFVSGYLVQLAPEGEAGPVRDFTDLHAWAEAFIPGAGWIGLDSTSGLLAGEGHLPLVGAPRPEQAAPISGTTSRAVATFEYSNLVHRIRSDPRTAGPYRPEQVEAIHSLGRSVDQRLQAGDVRLTMGGEPTFVSVTDRESAQWRFAADGEDKRRLGAALARRLAQRWAPDGILHHGQGKWYPGEPLPRWQITLAWRTDGQPLWSDPGLLADPWGPPSAPAAAATGLTAAIAANLGVAADCVSPLFEDPLDRLAAEAQLPSGAQPAGLPPIAPAQAEERAALVAALDAERGEPVGWAIPLSWAEDDSGWVTTRWNTRRGAVFLRPGTSPAGFRLPLDALAWSTPPPPPPPSGYAPLFPLPDVGPGSAGDRPAAQVVSPDRAAGTALCVQERDGHLFVFLPPLPDAAVCTELLAVVEDAARAAGVPVVLEGYSPTGDRRLQSLSVTPDPGVIEVNVHPAADWTAMVKTAEVLHAEVTEIGLTAETFAMDGIRTGTGGGGHLTLGGAGPADSPLLRRPDLLVSMLTYWQHHPGLTYLFSGRFVGPTSQAPRVDEARHESLYELEIAFAELAALADEPEGTRPWHVDRALRHLLVDITGNTHRAEFCIDKLYSPDGERGRLGLLELRGFEMAPHPDMSLVQALLVRALVARFWENPYRAPLVRWGTRLHDEFLLPEYALADVADVVADLNAHDIAFDPAWLEPFAEFRFPRLGSVVVAGVGLEVRAAIEPWHVLGEEVAAGGTARYVDSSCERVQIKASGVVPGRHVVLCNGIPLPTGRCRVADTVVAGVRFRARTPPSALHPTIGIHSPLAIELLDTWNDRSLGGFTYHVIHPGGRDYDRYPINAAEAEARRAARFQPEVSTPGQSLVTGRRALPPQAPEYSCTLDLRRTATSRASRPAVADPAGRET; from the coding sequence ATGGCAGCTCGGGTCGCCTTGGAGCACCGCACGACCTACCGGTTCGACCGGCCGGTCGAGGTCGGGCCGCACACGATCCGTCTGAAGCCTGCCCCGCACTGCCGCACCCCGATCAGCGGCTACGCCCTGCGCATCAACGGGGCCGAGCACTTCGTCAACTGGCAGCAGGACATCTACGGCAATCACGCGGCCCGGGTGGTGTTCCGGGAGCCCACGGACTTCCTGGAGTTCACCGTCGACCTGATCGCGGACATGACCGTGATCAACCCCTTCGACTTCTTCCTCGACCCCGTCGCCCGCCACTGGCCCTTCGACTATCCCGCCGAACTCATGGCAGACCTTGAGCCGTACTTGCGGCCGGTCCAGGAGCCGGATGCTGCCGGCGGCGGAAGCGGTCCACGGCTGCGGGAGTGGCTGGCCGGTATCGAGTTGACCGGCACCAAGGACGTACCGACGGTCGACTTCCTGGTCATCCTCAACCAGCATCTGGCGGCGGCGATCGAGTATTCGCTGCGCCTGCCCGAAGGCGTCCAGTCCCCGGACCGCACGTTGGAACTGGGCGTGGGTTCCTGTCGCGACAGCGCGTGGGCACTGGTCGGCGCCCTGCGCACCCTCGGCCTGGCCGCCCGCTTCGTGTCCGGATATCTGGTCCAGCTCGCCCCCGAGGGCGAGGCAGGCCCGGTGCGCGACTTCACCGACCTGCACGCCTGGGCGGAGGCCTTCATCCCGGGGGCCGGGTGGATCGGCCTGGACTCGACCTCGGGACTACTGGCCGGGGAGGGCCATCTGCCGTTGGTCGGCGCACCACGCCCGGAGCAGGCAGCGCCCATCAGCGGCACCACCAGCCGCGCGGTCGCGACCTTCGAATACAGCAACCTCGTGCACCGCATCCGGTCCGACCCGCGGACCGCCGGACCCTACCGGCCCGAACAGGTCGAGGCGATCCACTCCCTCGGCCGGTCGGTCGACCAACGTCTGCAAGCCGGCGACGTGCGGTTGACGATGGGTGGTGAGCCGACGTTCGTGTCCGTCACCGACCGGGAGTCCGCCCAGTGGCGCTTCGCGGCCGACGGGGAGGACAAGCGACGGTTGGGCGCCGCACTGGCCCGCCGACTGGCGCAACGGTGGGCGCCCGACGGGATCCTGCATCACGGTCAGGGCAAGTGGTACCCCGGTGAGCCGCTGCCCCGTTGGCAGATCACCCTCGCCTGGCGCACCGACGGGCAGCCGCTGTGGTCGGACCCCGGACTGCTGGCCGATCCCTGGGGCCCACCGTCGGCCCCGGCCGCGGCCGCGACCGGCCTGACCGCCGCCATCGCTGCGAATCTGGGTGTGGCCGCCGACTGCGTCAGCCCACTGTTCGAGGACCCGCTGGACCGGCTCGCGGCCGAGGCGCAGCTGCCGTCGGGCGCGCAACCCGCCGGCCTCCCGCCGATCGCCCCGGCGCAGGCCGAGGAACGGGCTGCGTTGGTCGCCGCGCTGGACGCCGAACGCGGCGAGCCGGTCGGGTGGGCGATCCCACTCAGCTGGGCCGAGGACGACTCCGGCTGGGTCACCACCCGATGGAACACCCGCCGCGGCGCGGTCTTCCTGCGCCCCGGCACCTCCCCGGCCGGGTTTCGCCTGCCCTTGGACGCACTGGCCTGGTCCACCCCCCCGCCACCGCCGCCCCCCTCCGGGTACGCCCCGCTGTTCCCACTGCCGGACGTCGGGCCCGGTTCGGCCGGAGACCGTCCCGCCGCGCAGGTGGTATCCCCGGATCGGGCTGCCGGCACCGCGTTGTGCGTTCAGGAACGCGACGGGCACCTGTTCGTTTTCCTACCCCCGTTGCCCGATGCCGCCGTTTGTACCGAACTGCTGGCCGTCGTGGAGGACGCGGCCCGCGCCGCGGGAGTACCGGTCGTGCTGGAGGGATACTCCCCGACCGGGGACCGCCGGTTGCAGTCGCTGTCGGTCACCCCCGACCCCGGTGTGATCGAGGTGAACGTCCACCCGGCCGCCGACTGGACCGCGATGGTCAAGACCGCCGAGGTTCTGCACGCCGAGGTCACCGAGATCGGGCTTACGGCGGAGACCTTCGCGATGGACGGCATCCGCACCGGCACCGGCGGCGGCGGGCACCTGACTCTGGGCGGTGCCGGGCCGGCCGACAGTCCGCTGCTGCGTAGACCGGACCTGCTCGTCAGCATGCTGACTTACTGGCAGCACCACCCGGGGTTGACCTACCTGTTCTCCGGGCGCTTCGTCGGTCCGACCAGCCAGGCACCGCGCGTCGACGAGGCGCGGCACGAATCCCTGTACGAACTGGAGATTGCCTTCGCCGAACTCGCCGCACTGGCCGACGAGCCGGAAGGCACCCGCCCGTGGCATGTCGACCGGGCGCTGCGCCATCTGCTGGTGGACATCACCGGCAACACCCATCGCGCGGAGTTCTGCATCGACAAGCTCTACTCCCCGGACGGCGAACGGGGCCGGCTGGGTCTGCTCGAGTTGCGGGGCTTCGAGATGGCACCGCACCCGGACATGTCCCTGGTGCAGGCACTCCTGGTGCGAGCGCTGGTAGCCCGTTTCTGGGAGAACCCCTACCGTGCACCGCTGGTCCGCTGGGGTACCCGACTGCATGACGAGTTCCTGCTGCCCGAATACGCCTTGGCCGACGTCGCTGACGTCGTGGCCGACCTCAACGCCCACGACATCGCCTTCGACCCGGCCTGGTTGGAACCCTTCGCCGAGTTCCGTTTCCCACGCCTGGGCTCGGTGGTGGTCGCCGGTGTCGGGCTGGAAGTTCGCGCGGCCATCGAGCCCTGGCACGTGCTCGGCGAGGAGGTCGCCGCCGGCGGCACGGCCCGATACGTCGACTCCTCCTGTGAAAGGGTCCAGATCAAGGCCAGCGGCGTCGTTCCCGGTCGACACGTCGTGCTCTGCAACGGTATTCCGCTGCCGACCGGTCGGTGTCGCGTCGCCGACACCGTCGTGGCCGGGGTACGGTTCCGTGCCCGGACGCCACCCTCGGCCCTGCACCCGACCATCGGCATCCACTCACCGCTGGCCATCGAACTCCTCGACACCTGGAACGACCGGTCGCTGGGCGGGTTCACCTACCACGTGATCCACCCGGGCGGACGCGACTACGACCGGTATCCGATCAACGCCGCAGAGGCGGAGGCCCGGCGCGCGGCCCGCTTCCAACCCGAGGTCAGCACGCCCGGGCAAAGTCTCGTCACCGGCCGGCGCGCCCTGCCGCCGCAGGCTCCGGAGTACAGCTGCACCCTCGATCTACGTCGTACCGCTACCAGCCGCGCATCACGGCCGGCAGTTGCCGACCCGGCCGGCCGCGAAACCTGA
- a CDS encoding TetR/AcrR family transcriptional regulator C-terminal domain-containing protein, translating to MTERPPGRPGPLPRFTREQVLEAALELIESMPPEKFSMHKLGQALGVRPMTLYGYVKNKDDVLAGVTQLALAKFHHDPGTKAPWYEQIRASLREIHALCRQYPHLATLVINRNAHRPELLHVRERMLGILLDAGFDADTALHAFGVLAYYTTGFAGGQAGLSTSGAAGTIPHLPPGEFPRLTSLADKYADHASEEAFEFGLDLLLQGLRRRRRG from the coding sequence GTGACCGAGCGCCCACCGGGTCGTCCCGGGCCGTTGCCTCGGTTCACCAGGGAACAGGTTCTCGAGGCGGCGCTGGAACTCATCGAGTCGATGCCGCCGGAGAAGTTCTCGATGCACAAGTTGGGTCAGGCGTTGGGTGTTCGCCCGATGACCCTGTACGGGTACGTCAAGAACAAGGACGACGTCCTGGCCGGGGTCACCCAGCTCGCGCTCGCCAAGTTCCACCACGATCCAGGGACGAAAGCGCCGTGGTACGAGCAGATCCGAGCTTCATTGCGTGAGATTCATGCGTTGTGTCGTCAGTACCCGCATCTGGCGACCTTGGTGATAAACCGGAATGCCCACCGACCGGAATTGCTCCATGTCCGCGAGCGAATGTTGGGCATCCTGCTGGACGCCGGGTTCGATGCCGACACCGCGCTGCACGCGTTCGGGGTGCTGGCGTACTACACCACGGGATTTGCCGGTGGCCAGGCCGGCCTCAGTACCTCGGGCGCGGCGGGAACCATCCCCCATCTGCCCCCGGGGGAATTCCCGCGGCTTACGTCGTTGGCCGACAAGTACGCCGACCATGCCTCGGAGGAGGCTTTCGAGTTCGGCCTGGACCTGCTGCTTCAGGGTCTTCGCCGACGGCGTCGCGGTTGA
- a CDS encoding SDR family oxidoreductase has protein sequence MTIPTPRAGRAALITGASSGLGLEFARQLCARGHDAILVARRADRLESLAADLRKRYDRRVEVLPCDLADAAARSRMLVDLAALDLELDVLVLCAGFGLGGPFLHQDPDRITAMVRTNVEAVMVLSRALIPPMAERRSGAVLLVSSMAGNQPMPNFGAYAATKAAITSLAQALHCELAVHRVGVTALCPGGVRTEFSSVGGVEHVEKRTPGVVMIGPEACVRAGLEGLDRGKRIVMPRVGVRAMAWFGSHAPRALWLPLCKKMMA, from the coding sequence ATGACCATACCCACGCCCCGGGCCGGTCGGGCGGCGCTGATCACCGGTGCCTCCTCGGGCCTCGGGTTGGAGTTTGCGCGACAGCTGTGCGCTCGCGGTCACGACGCGATCCTCGTCGCCCGGCGAGCCGATCGGCTGGAGAGCCTGGCCGCCGATCTACGGAAGCGATACGACCGCAGGGTCGAGGTGCTGCCCTGCGACCTTGCCGACGCGGCCGCCCGAAGCCGGATGCTCGTCGACCTGGCGGCGCTCGACCTGGAGCTCGACGTTCTGGTGCTGTGCGCGGGATTCGGTCTGGGTGGGCCGTTCCTGCACCAGGACCCGGACCGCATCACCGCCATGGTCCGGACGAACGTCGAAGCAGTGATGGTGCTGTCACGTGCACTCATCCCGCCGATGGCGGAGCGACGTAGCGGCGCGGTCCTGCTCGTGTCCTCGATGGCCGGCAACCAACCGATGCCGAACTTCGGCGCCTACGCGGCCACGAAGGCCGCGATCACCTCGCTGGCACAGGCATTGCACTGCGAACTGGCCGTCCACCGGGTCGGCGTCACAGCCTTGTGCCCGGGGGGTGTGCGGACCGAGTTCTCCAGTGTCGGCGGCGTCGAGCATGTGGAGAAGCGCACTCCGGGTGTCGTCATGATCGGGCCCGAAGCCTGTGTTCGCGCGGGCCTGGAAGGGCTCGACCGGGGCAAGCGGATCGTCATGCCACGGGTGGGCGTTCGCGCGATGGCATGGTTCGGTTCACACGCGCCCCGAGCGCTCTGGCTGCCACTGTGCAAGAAAATGATGGCCTGA
- a CDS encoding phosphotransferase — protein sequence MSAHTLPAVVVVDTVEDLTPEWLTAALRSRGTLAPGTEVAAADSEVIGTGQLGHVVRTTLRYAGDGAGPSSVVVKLPSEDPGSRQLGAAMGVYEAEVHFYEQVAPRLTGRVPDLYHAAVDPATGRFTLVIEDVGASTVPGDMLAGCTPDRAALAIGELVGLQAPIWNDPELIRLPWLDIARTRMLFAQVPQCIELFRERFAHRLDPEHLALVEQLAPLAPVVTDAVWKPPFVVAHGDYRLDNMMFGITAADPPIVVLDWQGARLAPPLLDAAIFLTTALDPGLRGELERDLLGQYLDDLKTAGVRGFEAQDCWESYRACSLYPFLLTVAVSVTISRTERGDQMWTRMLTGAADLVLTTGAAKLVGRG from the coding sequence ATGAGCGCGCACACACTCCCGGCCGTGGTTGTCGTCGACACCGTCGAGGACCTGACCCCGGAATGGCTCACCGCGGCATTGCGATCACGCGGCACGCTCGCACCCGGAACCGAAGTGGCGGCCGCGGACAGCGAGGTCATCGGAACGGGACAGCTTGGTCACGTCGTACGAACCACGCTGCGTTACGCCGGCGACGGTGCCGGCCCTTCCTCGGTCGTGGTGAAGCTGCCGTCCGAGGACCCCGGTAGCCGGCAGCTGGGTGCCGCGATGGGGGTCTACGAGGCCGAGGTCCACTTCTACGAACAGGTCGCGCCCCGACTCACCGGCCGCGTGCCCGACCTGTACCACGCCGCAGTCGACCCCGCGACGGGCCGGTTCACCTTGGTCATCGAGGACGTCGGGGCCAGCACGGTGCCCGGTGACATGCTCGCCGGCTGCACCCCGGACCGGGCCGCGCTCGCGATCGGCGAGCTCGTCGGGCTGCAGGCGCCGATCTGGAACGACCCCGAGTTGATCCGCCTGCCGTGGCTCGACATCGCACGCACCAGGATGCTCTTCGCCCAAGTGCCGCAATGCATCGAACTCTTCCGGGAACGGTTCGCCCACCGGCTCGATCCCGAGCACCTGGCCCTCGTCGAGCAGCTGGCGCCGTTGGCGCCTGTGGTGACCGACGCGGTCTGGAAGCCCCCGTTCGTGGTCGCGCACGGGGACTACCGCCTGGACAACATGATGTTCGGCATTACTGCGGCGGACCCGCCGATCGTGGTGCTGGACTGGCAGGGCGCCCGGTTGGCGCCGCCCCTTCTCGATGCGGCGATCTTCCTGACCACGGCCTTGGATCCCGGCCTGCGTGGCGAACTCGAGCGGGACCTGTTGGGCCAGTACCTCGACGACCTGAAAACCGCCGGGGTACGCGGGTTCGAGGCGCAGGACTGTTGGGAGAGCTATCGGGCCTGCTCGCTGTACCCGTTCCTGCTCACCGTCGCGGTATCGGTGACCATCTCGCGGACCGAGCGCGGCGACCAGATGTGGACCCGCATGCTCACCGGCGCCGCCGACCTGGTGCTCACCACTGGTGCAGCCAAATTGGTCGGCCGGGGATGA
- a CDS encoding TIGR03857 family LLM class F420-dependent oxidoreductase encodes MGEADLTAHGVGDLAPVTPDFSAYIIAGAVSSDPAKFARETEGRTPAQGIEDGVDAERLGFRRVLISERWDLKEADVILAGIGARTTRLELVTGIIVPTTRHPWMIAALGATMQACFGPRFVLGLGRGEVGAFKGMGIEVTRFPAMVDCAGIMRRLWAGESVAYHGQLGSFDALQPHETYAGPQPPIWIAGFCHDRGAAVAAAAFDGVILPPMLTPAATADAVTRIRKACEQIDRDPASIRVVQPVVTAPQMDDFEARSISAGRLVTYLQYPYYGDVLAAANGWDPATVRRMREHPQLTSAPRVGDLTFHRHQMVEGPGAVIPWEWVLDCSAIGTVDECVSSLQRFVDAGADEVTTYGSTPRQNAALIEAWRKRPEASR; translated from the coding sequence ATGGGAGAAGCGGATCTCACGGCACACGGTGTCGGCGACCTGGCGCCGGTCACACCGGATTTCAGCGCTTACATCATTGCCGGAGCGGTGAGTTCGGACCCGGCCAAGTTCGCGCGGGAGACGGAGGGACGCACTCCTGCGCAAGGGATCGAGGACGGGGTGGACGCCGAGCGGCTCGGGTTCCGCCGGGTGCTGATCTCCGAACGGTGGGACCTGAAGGAAGCCGACGTGATCCTTGCCGGCATCGGGGCGCGCACGACCCGGCTGGAACTGGTCACCGGCATCATCGTGCCGACGACGCGGCATCCGTGGATGATCGCCGCGCTGGGGGCGACGATGCAGGCGTGCTTCGGCCCGCGTTTCGTGCTCGGGCTGGGTCGCGGCGAGGTCGGTGCCTTCAAAGGCATGGGTATCGAGGTGACCAGGTTTCCCGCCATGGTGGACTGCGCCGGGATCATGCGTCGGCTGTGGGCCGGTGAGAGCGTGGCCTACCACGGTCAATTGGGCAGCTTCGACGCGTTGCAGCCGCACGAGACCTACGCCGGCCCGCAGCCGCCGATCTGGATCGCCGGGTTCTGCCACGACCGGGGCGCGGCGGTGGCTGCTGCGGCGTTCGACGGGGTGATCCTGCCCCCGATGCTGACGCCGGCGGCCACGGCGGATGCCGTGACGCGGATCCGCAAGGCCTGCGAGCAGATCGATCGTGATCCGGCCAGCATCCGCGTGGTTCAGCCGGTGGTGACGGCCCCTCAGATGGACGACTTCGAGGCGAGGTCGATCTCCGCAGGCAGGTTGGTCACCTATCTGCAGTACCCCTACTACGGGGACGTGCTGGCCGCCGCGAACGGCTGGGATCCGGCGACGGTACGTCGGATGCGAGAGCACCCGCAGTTGACCTCGGCACCCCGAGTCGGAGACCTGACCTTCCACAGGCACCAGATGGTCGAGGGGCCCGGCGCGGTGATCCCGTGGGAATGGGTTCTCGACTGCAGCGCGATCGGAACCGTCGACGAATGCGTGAGCTCGCTGCAGCGTTTCGTCGACGCGGGCGCCGACGAGGTCACCACCTACGGATCCACCCCGCGGCAGAACGCGGCACTGATCGAGGCGTGGCGTAAGCGACCGGAGGCATCTCGATGA
- a CDS encoding MarR family winged helix-turn-helix transcriptional regulator — protein sequence MSADPIPAAPTGACGALGGDLGWALGAVFRSYGKAATAVMADLPGGPRSYQVLSAAAHDQPGTQLALAARMGVDRTVMTYLLDALEEAKLVTRVPDPADRRARRIGITKRGAKLLADLDQRLALVETQVLSALDAEERAMFRSLLQRIATQAEALDPESACEVTTACPVS from the coding sequence ATGAGCGCCGACCCGATCCCCGCCGCCCCGACCGGGGCGTGTGGCGCGCTGGGCGGCGACCTCGGCTGGGCCCTGGGGGCGGTGTTCCGCTCCTACGGCAAGGCCGCGACTGCCGTGATGGCCGATCTGCCGGGCGGGCCGCGCAGTTATCAGGTGCTTTCCGCGGCGGCCCATGACCAGCCGGGAACCCAACTCGCGCTGGCTGCCCGGATGGGCGTCGACCGCACCGTCATGACCTACCTCCTCGACGCGCTGGAGGAGGCCAAGCTCGTCACCCGTGTACCCGATCCGGCCGACCGGCGCGCCCGTCGCATCGGCATCACCAAGCGCGGGGCGAAGTTGCTCGCCGACCTCGACCAGCGCTTGGCCCTGGTCGAGACACAGGTGCTGTCCGCCCTCGATGCGGAGGAACGCGCCATGTTCCGCTCACTGCTGCAGCGCATCGCCACCCAGGCCGAAGCCCTCGATCCGGAGTCGGCCTGCGAAGTGACCACCGCGTGCCCGGTGTCCTGA
- a CDS encoding NAD(P)H-dependent oxidoreductase, producing MRLFRLDNSLRTDGSVSRELADTAQAAWLAEHPDGVVVRRDLGTDPLLASSWVDAVTAGSTPPADRTDAQREATGLAARLADELLEADAVIVSLPLYNFSVPAPFKTWIDLLFTDPRFAPGSVQPLAGRQGVLAIARGGGYAPGTPREGWDHATPWVQRILGDVFGLDLHRAEAELTMAPVVPAMESLRPLAEQSRRDAHLAADAHGRTLARQAQTRAA from the coding sequence ATGCGCCTGTTCCGCCTGGACAACAGCCTTCGCACCGACGGATCGGTCAGCCGCGAGCTCGCCGACACGGCGCAGGCCGCCTGGCTGGCCGAGCACCCCGACGGCGTGGTGGTCCGCCGTGATCTGGGCACCGACCCTCTGCTCGCCTCGTCCTGGGTGGACGCGGTCACCGCCGGCTCGACCCCGCCCGCCGACCGCACCGACGCTCAGCGGGAGGCGACCGGACTCGCCGCGCGCCTGGCGGACGAGCTCCTCGAGGCAGACGCCGTGATCGTGTCGCTGCCGCTCTACAACTTCAGCGTCCCGGCGCCGTTCAAGACCTGGATCGATCTGCTCTTCACCGACCCGCGCTTCGCTCCCGGCAGCGTGCAGCCGTTGGCCGGACGGCAGGGCGTCCTCGCCATCGCCCGTGGAGGCGGTTACGCCCCCGGCACCCCCCGCGAGGGTTGGGACCATGCCACACCATGGGTGCAGCGGATCCTCGGCGACGTGTTCGGCCTGGACCTGCATCGGGCCGAGGCAGAGCTGACCATGGCTCCCGTCGTGCCGGCGATGGAGTCGCTGCGACCCCTGGCCGAGCAGTCTCGTCGGGACGCACACCTCGCGGCGGACGCCCACGGCCGGACGCTTGCCCGGCAGGCGCAGACCCGCGCCGCGTAA
- a CDS encoding WhiB family transcriptional regulator, producing the protein MEWLERASCRGVADPDVFFPNRTAAGGARQLRAARAICAGCPVARQCLQWAVALEVQEGVCAGTTPEERLALRYFEARPTGRRLRRASC; encoded by the coding sequence ATGGAGTGGTTGGAGCGGGCATCCTGCCGGGGGGTCGCCGACCCGGACGTGTTCTTCCCGAACCGGACCGCTGCCGGCGGTGCGCGGCAACTGCGTGCGGCCCGGGCGATCTGCGCCGGCTGCCCGGTCGCCCGGCAATGCCTGCAGTGGGCCGTCGCCCTCGAGGTCCAGGAAGGCGTTTGCGCAGGCACCACACCCGAGGAACGGCTGGCGTTGCGCTACTTCGAGGCGCGTCCAACCGGCCGCAGGCTCCGGCGGGCGTCCTGCTAG
- a CDS encoding alpha/beta hydrolase, with the protein MRSRAGKEDGDAWATGNMWRQRRPGGAVGLAACTDAMTSNGAVPQCVGLPRRFVTVHGHRRAYVHCGEGPPLLLLHGIGDSADTWRTVVPGLTEHYTVIAPDLLGHGLSDRPRADYSVAAYACGMRDLLSVLDVERVSVIGHSLGGGVGMQFAYQFPERCERLVLVSSGGAGRQTNQLLRLLATPGAETALPLLGIPGTRQFIGVLAFALRALGTDLGRDAQDLGRLFEAFPDRTARSAFVRTLRSAVDRHGQVITMLDRCYLAEGIPALLIWGGRDAVIPVAHGQVLNQAMPGSRLEIFPEAGHFPHHADPRRFLRVVQDFLGENPPASYDVDQWRRLLRRGPSSGDVVEDGTLPARTGITASGA; encoded by the coding sequence ATGCGATCGCGGGCCGGGAAGGAGGACGGCGATGCCTGGGCGACCGGCAACATGTGGCGGCAGCGCCGGCCTGGCGGAGCCGTCGGCCTCGCGGCCTGCACCGACGCCATGACCAGTAACGGGGCCGTGCCGCAGTGCGTCGGTCTGCCACGGCGGTTCGTCACCGTCCACGGTCATCGCCGCGCCTACGTGCACTGCGGGGAGGGACCGCCGCTGCTTCTGCTGCACGGGATCGGGGACAGCGCCGACACCTGGCGGACCGTGGTTCCCGGACTTACCGAGCACTACACGGTAATCGCCCCGGACCTCCTCGGTCACGGCCTTTCCGACCGGCCGCGGGCCGACTACTCGGTAGCCGCCTACGCCTGCGGGATGCGCGACCTGCTCTCGGTCCTGGACGTCGAACGGGTCAGCGTGATCGGTCACTCCCTCGGCGGGGGCGTGGGCATGCAGTTCGCGTATCAGTTTCCGGAGCGCTGCGAACGTCTGGTACTGGTCTCCTCCGGGGGTGCGGGCCGACAGACCAATCAGCTGCTCCGGCTGCTCGCCACCCCGGGCGCCGAAACTGCGCTACCGCTGCTGGGCATTCCGGGAACTCGCCAGTTCATCGGCGTGCTGGCGTTCGCGCTGCGCGCGTTGGGCACGGATCTCGGGCGCGATGCGCAGGATCTGGGCCGGCTCTTCGAGGCCTTCCCGGACCGGACCGCGCGTAGCGCGTTCGTCCGCACCCTGCGTTCGGCGGTGGACCGGCACGGCCAGGTGATCACGATGCTCGACCGGTGCTACCTCGCCGAGGGCATCCCGGCCCTGCTGATCTGGGGCGGCCGCGACGCGGTCATTCCCGTGGCACACGGGCAGGTACTCAACCAGGCCATGCCCGGCAGCAGGCTCGAGATCTTCCCGGAAGCCGGTCACTTCCCGCACCACGCCGACCCGCGGAGATTCCTGCGCGTCGTGCAGGACTTTCTCGGCGAGAACCCACCGGCTTCCTACGACGTCGACCAGTGGCGCCGACTGCTGCGACGCGGTCCGTCGAGCGGTGACGTGGTGGAGGACGGCACGCTCCCGGCCCGAACAGGCATCACAGCCAGCGGGGCGTAG